A window of the Falco rusticolus isolate bFalRus1 chromosome 1, bFalRus1.pri, whole genome shotgun sequence genome harbors these coding sequences:
- the KCTD2 gene encoding BTB/POZ domain-containing protein KCTD2 — protein sequence MAELAAAAEGPPRGRTPSPGPGGAPGPPSPRAAGAAAGSGGPLSPPGAARPPAASKWVRLNVGGTYFVSTRQTLCREPKSFLCRLCCQDGPELGSDKDETGAYLIDRDPTYFGPILNYLRHGKLIINKELAEEGVLEEAEFYNIASLVRLVKERIRDNENRTSQGPVKHVYRVLQCQEEELTQMVSTMSDGWKFEQLISIGSSYNYGNEDQAEFLCVVSRELNNSTNGIVKEPSEKAKILQERGSRM from the exons ATGGCCGAGCTGGCGGCGGCAGCGGAggggccgccgcggggccgcaCGCCCAGTCCGGGCCCCGGGGGAGCGCCGGGACCGCCCAGCCCCCGCGCggccggagcggcggcgggcTCCGGTGGGCCGCTGTCtccgcccggcgcggcccggccgcccgccgcctccaAGTGGGTGCGCCTGAACGTGGGCGGCACGTACTTCGTGAGCACCCGGCAGACGCTGTGCCGGGAGCCCAAGTCGTTCCTGTGCCGCCTCTGCTGCCAGGACGGGCCCGAGCTCGGCTCCGACAAG GATGAGACAGGGGCGTATCTCATCGATAGAGACCCCACATATTTTGGTCCAATACTGAACTACCTCCGACATGGGAAGCTCATCATAAacaaggagctggcagaagaaG GGGTACTGGAAGAAGCGGAGTTTTACAATATTGCATCCCTTGTGCGGCTGGTGAAGGAGCGGATACGGGATAACGAGAACAGAACCTCTCAA GGACCTGTCAAGCATGTGTACAGAGTCCTGCAGTGCCAAGAGGAAGAGCTCACACAGATGGTGTCCACCATGTCTGACGGGTGGAAATTTGAACAG CTGATCAGCATTGGATCTTCCTATAACTATGGAAATGAAGACCAGGCAGAATTCCTCTGTGTTGTGTCCAGGGAGCTCAACAATTCTACCAATGGCATTGTCAAGGAGCCGAGCGAGAAGGCAAAG attcttCAAGAGCGAGGATCCCGGATGTAA
- the ATP5PD gene encoding ATP synthase subunit d, mitochondrial: MAGRRAAIKAIDWAAFAERVPPNQKAMFNALKTRSDALSARLATLPEKPPTIDWAYYKATVAKAGMVDEFQKKFSALQVPEPKDTQTAKIDAQEQEAAKSTAEYVQASKARVVQYEQQLQKLRNMIPFEQMTLEDLHEAFPETKLDKEKYPYWPHKPIADL, translated from the exons ATGGCGGGCCGCAGAGCTGCCATCAAGGCCATTGACTGGGCGGCCTTCGCTGAGAGGGTGCCTCCCAACCAGAAGGCCATGTTCAACGCCCTGAAGACCCGCAGCGATGCACTGTCAGCCCG GTTGGCCACCCTGCCGGAGAAACCCCCGACCATCGACTGGGCTTACTACAAGGCTACTGTTGCTAAAGCTGGCATGGTGGACGAGTTTCAGAAGAAG TTCAGTGCACTACAGGTTCCTGAGCCAAAGGATACACAAACTGCCAAAATTGATGCCCAAGAGCAGGAAGCT gcaAAGAGCACTGCTGAATACGTCCAGGCTTCCAAAGCTCGTGTTGTCCAGTATGAGCAGCAA CTTCAGAAGCTCAGGAACATGATTCCCTTTGAACAGATGACGCTTGAAGACTTGCACGAAGCCTTCCCTGAAACGAAACTGGACAAGGAGAAATACCCGTACTGGCCCCACAAACCCATTGCTGATCTGTAA